TATCGACCACCGCTTGGACGTAATTACCCGCAAAACGCAGTTTGATTTGAACAAGGCAAACGCCCGCGCTCATATTGTGGACGGACTTATTATCGCTTCCGACAACACCGACGAAGTTATAAAAATTATTCGAGGAAGCGACGACGAAGCGGCGGCAAGAACTACTTTACAAAGCAGATTTTCGCTGTCGGAAATTCAGTCAAAAGCGATTACCGATATGCGTTTGGGATTACTTACCAAAATGAACAAGCTTGAACTCGAAAACGAGAAGAAGGACTTGCTCGAAAAGATTGCGGATTTGATGGATATTCTGGCAAAGCGCGAAAGAAAAGTTGCAATTATCAACGAAGATTTGGACGACATCATCAAAAAATACGGAGACGAAAGGCGCTCGATTATTGTTGACGCGGCGGGCGATATTGACATCGAAGATATGATACCCGACGAAGAAATGGTGATTACAATGACTCGCGCGGGCTACATAAAACGAACTGCCGCGGACACCTACAAAACGCAGGGTCGCGGCGGTCGCGGACTAAAAGGAATGACTTCCAAAGACAGTGATTTTGTAGAAAATCTTTTTGTTGCCTCGGCTCACGATACGATTATGTTCTTCACGGATAAGGGGCGTTGCTACGGAATTAAGGTTTGGGAATTGCCCGAAGGCGACAGAACGGCGAAAGGTCGTCCGATTGTAAACGTAATTGAAGGCTTGCAGGAAAGTGGCGAAAAAATCGCTTCTCAGGTTATTGTCTCAAAAGAAAATTTTGAGAACAGCGAAAATCTGTTTATTGTTCAGGCTACGCAAAAGGGAATTGTGAACCGTCAATCGCTCGATAAATACGCTAATTTGCGCAGAAACGGCTTAAACTCTATGAAGCTGGACGACGACGAAAAATTGGTGAGCGCGGTTTTGTGTGAAACGGACGACAACTTGGTTATCGCTTCGGCAGACGGAAATGCGGTGCGCTTCCCAGTCGAAAAAGCAAGAGCGGTAGGACGAAATACGCACGGGGTTCGCGGAATTAGACTGCGCGATGGCGACGAAGTTATCGGAATGGTGAAAGCAAAAGCCGACGACGAAAAAATCCTTACGGTAACCGAAAACGGCTACGGAAAACGCACGCTTTTGAGCGAATATCGAATTACAAACCGCGGCGGAAAAGGGATTATCAACATAAAAACGAGCGAGCGCAACGGAAAAGTAATAAATATTATGAACCCCGACGACGGCGACGATTTGTTGATAATCACCAAAAACGGAATAATTATTCGCGTTTCCGTTGCAAAAATAAACGTTATCGGACGAAACACCCAAGGCGTAAGGCTTATGAATTTGGACGACGGCGACAAAGTAATCGACGTAAGCGATTGCGGAAACAGCGACGACGACGACGAAATCGAAACGAGCGAGCTTCCTCAGGCAAATCCCGAAGATTTGTTGGAAGACGCTGACCCCGAAGAAATAGAAGTGGAAGAAGAAACGGATACCGAGGACTAATAAAAAAGGAGTGAGAAATGGTAACACAAATTCCAAGCAACGCGTCAAGCGAAACGTGGAGAATGTTCAGAGTAATTTCTGAATTTGTAGATGGAATTCAATCAATGTCGAATGTCGGACCTTGCGTGTCGGTTTTCGGCTCGGCGAGAACACCGGCGGACGACCGATATTTTAAGCAGGCGATTGAAATGGGCAGATTGTGCGCAGAAAACGGCTATGGAGTAATTACAGGCGGCGGACCCGGTATTATGGAAGCGGCGCATATCGGCGCGCGCGAGGTAAAAGACGGGAAAGCAATCGGCTTGAACATAAATCTTCCGATGGAGCAGTTTCCAAACCCTTATCAAAATATAAAATTGGATTTTCATTACTTTTTTGTGAGAAAAGTTATGTTTTTGCGTTATTCTTCGGCGATAGTTGTTTGTCCCGGAGGATTTGGAACGCTCGACGAATTATTTGAAGTATTGACGCTTGTTCAGACAAACAAGTCGCAGAAAGTTCCGATAGTTCTGCTCGGCAAAGATTTTTGGGGCGGAATGATGGATTGGGTTGAAAAGGTGATGCTTAAAGACAACAAGTATATCTGCCCCGACGACCCGAAATTGATGCATTTGACCGACGACCCGAACGAGGCGATTCGTATAATTAACGAGTTTAACAAAAAACGCACATCGGCGACAAACTTTTAATTTTTTGTTATGCTTATGGATGTTTACGATTCGGAACACAGGAAACGTAAAAAAACAGGCGCCTTGCCGAGCGAACAAGGTTCTGCAAGGCGCCCGTATTTGGGTGTGCGTTTCGATTGTTGCGGCGTATATACGCGGCTGTATCGCCCTGTTGAGCGTCCGTATTATTACGGAAATTGCCCGAAATGCGGAAAAGCGGTGCATATTCCTGTGGCAAAAGGCGGGAGTTCGTCGCGTTTTTTCTCTGTAAGCTAAAAAAACTTGCGCTTTGATGTTGCAATTTAGTATATTCCCCACTAAAAGGAGGCTAAAAATATGGAAACCGCAGATGTAATAAGATTGATTTGGGTTGTTGTATTTTTCTTCTCT
This Chitinivibrionia bacterium DNA region includes the following protein-coding sequences:
- the gyrA gene encoding DNA gyrase subunit A, translated to MSENEEDKIEEVETEVVSQVDADGIVSPVLLEEEMKHSMLDYAMSVITARALPDVRDGLKPVHRRILYSMHENGWTSSASAKVKCAKVVGAVMGDYHPHGDMSIYHALVRLSQPWSLRYCAIDFQGGNGSIDGDDPASYRYTECKLDKFADEMLVDINKNVVDMAKNFSEDKDEPSVLPSRIPFLLVNGSSGIAVGMATNMPPHNLREIVNGIKATLENPEIETDELIKYIPAPDFPTGGLIYGRHGAVDAYKTGRGKILMRAKAEIVDTDSSGQGGKIIITEIPYMLSKDNLVKKMEELAADKENGISGIADIEDESSDIDEEGSGKKKNSAGKIGVKIIVHVKRDDYAEVVLNQLYKMSPLQSSFGILNLALVDGRPRLLNLKQLIEYYIDHRLDVITRKTQFDLNKANARAHIVDGLIIASDNTDEVIKIIRGSDDEAAARTTLQSRFSLSEIQSKAITDMRLGLLTKMNKLELENEKKDLLEKIADLMDILAKRERKVAIINEDLDDIIKKYGDERRSIIVDAAGDIDIEDMIPDEEMVITMTRAGYIKRTAADTYKTQGRGGRGLKGMTSKDSDFVENLFVASAHDTIMFFTDKGRCYGIKVWELPEGDRTAKGRPIVNVIEGLQESGEKIASQVIVSKENFENSENLFIVQATQKGIVNRQSLDKYANLRRNGLNSMKLDDDEKLVSAVLCETDDNLVIASADGNAVRFPVEKARAVGRNTHGVRGIRLRDGDEVIGMVKAKADDEKILTVTENGYGKRTLLSEYRITNRGGKGIINIKTSERNGKVINIMNPDDGDDLLIITKNGIIIRVSVAKINVIGRNTQGVRLMNLDDGDKVIDVSDCGNSDDDDEIETSELPQANPEDLLEDADPEEIEVEEETDTED
- a CDS encoding TIGR00730 family Rossman fold protein, whose protein sequence is MVTQIPSNASSETWRMFRVISEFVDGIQSMSNVGPCVSVFGSARTPADDRYFKQAIEMGRLCAENGYGVITGGGPGIMEAAHIGAREVKDGKAIGLNINLPMEQFPNPYQNIKLDFHYFFVRKVMFLRYSSAIVVCPGGFGTLDELFEVLTLVQTNKSQKVPIVLLGKDFWGGMMDWVEKVMLKDNKYICPDDPKLMHLTDDPNEAIRIINEFNKKRTSATNF